A single window of Microbispora hainanensis DNA harbors:
- a CDS encoding non-ribosomal peptide synthetase — MGPTRDMVAEPVDAPVDAPVDEVLAALRRMLAAALPTGTGRAAGTGSGPVPLEAPADDIPLAVYGLDSMTAARLVLEIKEELGADVPLEWLRDARGLRDLAGRIAGALPEGSLSADGLHEDDLDDLHEDDLHEDDPHGNQPRGAELRGQPSLATFREGAAPEDRYAPFPLTPMQQAYVTGSHPDLGPDPVGCHLYREFEIAGLDPDRLKEAWGRVVDHHDMLRAVLIEDGRQRVMPEAGPWTMPVHEVADADLDDRVAEVRGRLTRLRHEPGDWPLFAVEVTRACDGRAVVHLDVDAVVTDGRGLDVLLSDWWRAYVRPGDPLPEPPGAGPSVRECVERLRAHADTPAYHADVDHWRRRLADLPPGPALPRAVPAAASTAPAAEAGVPVPVPSGEPRRPLEGGLAEAEWRTLRERAAAWNVSPTALVLTVFAETLAWAGAHTPFSLVLTTTDRVRLPAAADRLVGPFTSSLVFPVPALDSMDLGEAAREVHRLLWSDLDHAAVGGVEVLRRLWRGAPPPLPVVFTSMLGARPEPPGFGRDVRYAVTRTSGVGLDHQMWEQDGELRFRWDVADGLNPGVEAVFARFANTLHALAAEDPCGDRVLPLNDLQQAYYVARRSGGEGCQVYHAFEVADLDVDRLERAWLRLTEAYEPLRASVTVDGRLLVRSRAPRRWHVPVSGLDAESVRAALSVRPFPLGRGPHAEIQVTRGASGPGDAGTFPAGGSPAPRGTTGSEGAATVHVAVDLAVADARSIHLLLRELWRLYADPAAVPAPAADPRDHRPASSPEQVAYWRERLAELPPGPALPSPAAGEERGRRRTRLEATLPGRRRLQEIAEGAGVSADAVILAAFGEALAARLPGTFALTVVRWPGWAEPCRPGEHTALSWIPYAPGEAPLLERARDHQRLLAADAAADGASGLAELRRVAARRGGLAHPVVYTGVFDLDGHPLPPGVAAGEWRTCTPDVSLDCVAVGEGDRLQICWDIDPGGLPERTAEAAFADFRERLAGLVDERERPGGMSAAERHKILYEWNDTAREFPADGPVHLLFERQARKRPDAVALRWRGGTMTYAELNRRANRIAWHLRDRGVGPETVVGISMRRGPDMVAAVFGVLKAGGVYLPVEPYLPRDRAAVMLGDAGAALVLSTSQTRCHDAGVEVLPVDLDPVRDDPRGEENPPPVTTPDSTAYVIFTSGSTGRPKGVAVAHRPVLNLLNWAYREFGFGHSDVGLCVTSLGFDLSVFDILGLLGRGAGLYVADETEQRDPAELADVLLREPITFWNSAPTTLTQLAPLLPAYAGRPGTGDLRLVFLSGDYTPLSLPGEVRAVFPRARIVSLGGATEATVWSNYFPVEDIDPAWRSIPYGRPIDNSRYYILDEHLEPCPVGVEGDLYIAGECLSLGYYNQPELTAQRFVPDPFASRPGEPMYRTGDRASFFPDGNICFLGRADNQVKVRGFRVELGEIEHRLRQHAGVKEVVVLARPDHTGDRKLVAYVQPSGPTPPEVRDLRAFAAETLPEYMVPNFVGFVSTFPATANGKLDRDALPWPLTDAPGPARESDTEPEEPGKTPSEALQEPPREAPRGPGVEELRDEIAALFAERLGVPAVRPDDDLWDQGATSFTIVQVSGELQKRYRQRVPVATLLSEPTVAAIARHVAARLAGGGESPADGGRETDAPSRARAAEPAPAAPNGSTTAGPPPGLPAADGAARSGVPHSEPATNGAARPATGLDDGGAGGAPAAGSVDFFSPEERAAFKAGRWGERPRLAGERIVPLDAAEFAPEHYDWRGSHREFAEAALPYDDFCRFLSLLRTSAPGERGRRLYPSAGDTYSVQVYLHVRRVEGVAGGLYYYRPGEHALQLVGPADGIGRSAHFYYNRPVYDRACFELYLVGQLDGIAPLYGDDAPRYLALEAGYMGQLLMMGQAACGVGLCPVGAVAFEPVCERLGLGDGHRFLQSFLGGVPARPVPAVTASGERPVFGAARRDRLAAPLVPASDGRRAAEIAVVGVAGRFPGAAGLAEFWHGLVEGRQAFGPMPAGRAAGATGLTGGFLPDAGDFDSLFFHISPAEARTLDPQLRMMLRVMWECLENAGHTPASLRRAAPRIGVFTGVMWHDHRQAGADAWRRGEPAAVTAMASDIPNRVSHFFDFRGPSVAVDTSCSSSLTALHLAVESLRRDECDAALVGGVNLVCHPYHAEVLSALGLVSPGGSARAFDAASSGWVLGEGAGAVLLRPAAVAARDRDTAHGVVEATWIGHSGRSVRFGAPNSPALADSIRQVLRRAGRTPEEIGYVECAAAGASVADAAEIEALAEVFVGTAAGDGRGVPVGTVKPNIGHLESAAGMSQLAKVLLQFAHREIAPTLAGRTGGLVSWDALPLRLADRREPWPPRRPGEPLRALVNALGASGSYAHVVLRSAG, encoded by the coding sequence ATGGGACCGACACGGGATATGGTCGCGGAACCGGTGGACGCGCCGGTGGACGCGCCGGTGGACGAGGTCTTGGCGGCGCTGCGGCGGATGCTGGCCGCCGCGCTGCCCACCGGCACCGGCAGGGCGGCGGGCACCGGCAGTGGCCCGGTTCCCCTCGAGGCACCCGCGGACGACATCCCGCTCGCGGTGTACGGGCTGGACTCCATGACGGCGGCCCGTCTCGTGCTGGAGATCAAGGAGGAGCTGGGCGCCGACGTGCCGCTGGAGTGGCTGCGCGACGCGCGGGGCCTGCGCGACCTCGCCGGACGGATCGCCGGGGCGCTGCCCGAGGGCAGCCTGTCGGCGGACGGCCTGCACGAGGACGATCTGGACGATCTGCACGAGGACGATCTGCACGAGGACGATCCGCATGGAAACCAACCGCGCGGGGCCGAACTCCGCGGGCAGCCGTCCCTCGCCACGTTCCGCGAGGGGGCCGCACCTGAGGACCGGTATGCACCGTTCCCGCTGACGCCCATGCAGCAGGCGTACGTCACGGGGTCGCATCCCGACCTCGGGCCAGACCCGGTGGGCTGCCACCTCTACCGCGAGTTCGAGATCGCCGGGCTCGACCCCGACCGGTTGAAGGAGGCGTGGGGACGGGTCGTCGACCACCACGACATGCTGCGGGCCGTGCTGATCGAGGACGGACGACAGCGGGTGATGCCGGAGGCGGGCCCCTGGACGATGCCGGTCCACGAGGTGGCCGACGCCGATCTCGACGACCGAGTGGCCGAGGTCAGGGGGCGTCTGACGCGGCTGCGGCACGAACCGGGCGACTGGCCGCTGTTCGCCGTCGAGGTGACCCGGGCGTGCGACGGCCGGGCCGTCGTCCATCTCGACGTGGACGCGGTGGTGACCGACGGCCGCGGTCTCGACGTGCTGCTGTCCGACTGGTGGCGCGCCTACGTCCGGCCCGGGGACCCGCTGCCCGAACCGCCGGGGGCCGGGCCGAGTGTGCGCGAGTGCGTCGAACGCCTGCGTGCGCACGCCGATACTCCGGCCTACCATGCCGACGTCGACCACTGGCGGCGACGGCTCGCCGACCTGCCCCCGGGCCCTGCCCTGCCCCGTGCCGTCCCGGCCGCTGCGAGTACGGCGCCGGCGGCGGAGGCCGGGGTGCCCGTCCCGGTGCCGTCGGGGGAGCCGCGGCGGCCCCTGGAGGGCGGGCTGGCGGAGGCCGAGTGGCGGACGCTGCGCGAGCGGGCCGCCGCCTGGAACGTGTCGCCGACCGCGCTCGTCCTCACCGTGTTCGCCGAGACCCTGGCATGGGCGGGCGCGCACACGCCGTTCTCACTCGTGCTGACCACCACCGACCGGGTGCGGCTGCCCGCCGCGGCCGACCGGCTGGTGGGCCCGTTCACCTCCAGCCTGGTCTTCCCGGTGCCGGCCCTGGACAGCATGGACCTGGGCGAGGCGGCGCGCGAGGTCCACCGGCTGCTGTGGTCGGATCTCGACCACGCGGCGGTCGGAGGCGTGGAGGTGCTGCGCCGCCTGTGGCGCGGAGCCCCGCCACCCCTGCCCGTCGTGTTCACCAGCATGCTCGGCGCGCGGCCCGAGCCGCCGGGGTTCGGCCGCGACGTCCGCTACGCCGTCACCCGTACGTCCGGTGTCGGGCTCGACCACCAGATGTGGGAACAGGACGGCGAGCTGCGCTTTCGCTGGGACGTGGCGGACGGCCTCAATCCCGGCGTCGAGGCGGTGTTCGCCAGGTTCGCGAACACGCTGCACGCGCTGGCGGCCGAGGACCCCTGCGGCGACCGCGTCCTGCCGCTCAACGACCTGCAGCAGGCCTACTATGTGGCACGGCGGTCCGGAGGGGAGGGCTGCCAGGTCTACCACGCCTTTGAGGTGGCCGATCTCGACGTGGACCGCCTGGAACGGGCGTGGCTGCGCCTGACCGAGGCGTACGAGCCCCTGCGCGCGTCCGTGACCGTTGACGGGCGGCTGCTCGTGCGGTCGAGGGCGCCCCGCCGGTGGCACGTCCCCGTGTCCGGCCTCGACGCCGAGTCGGTCCGTGCGGCGCTGTCCGTGCGGCCGTTCCCGCTCGGGCGGGGGCCGCACGCCGAGATCCAGGTGACGCGCGGCGCCTCCGGCCCGGGGGACGCGGGCACGTTCCCGGCGGGCGGGTCCCCGGCCCCACGTGGGACCACCGGATCCGAGGGGGCGGCCACCGTCCACGTCGCGGTCGACCTGGCCGTGGCCGACGCCCGCAGCATCCATCTTCTGCTGCGCGAGCTGTGGCGGCTGTACGCCGACCCGGCGGCCGTTCCCGCGCCCGCCGCCGACCCCCGCGACCACCGCCCGGCCTCCTCGCCCGAGCAGGTCGCGTACTGGCGTGAACGGCTGGCCGAGCTGCCGCCGGGCCCCGCGCTGCCCTCGCCCGCGGCGGGGGAGGAACGCGGCCGGCGGCGTACGCGGCTGGAGGCGACGCTGCCGGGACGCCGGCGGCTGCAGGAGATCGCCGAGGGCGCCGGGGTGTCGGCCGACGCCGTGATCCTGGCTGCTTTCGGCGAGGCGCTGGCCGCCCGGCTGCCCGGCACGTTCGCGCTCACGGTCGTACGGTGGCCCGGGTGGGCCGAGCCGTGCCGGCCGGGAGAGCACACGGCGCTGAGCTGGATCCCGTACGCCCCGGGGGAGGCACCGCTGCTGGAGCGGGCCCGCGACCACCAGCGTCTCCTCGCGGCCGACGCGGCGGCCGACGGCGCGAGCGGACTGGCCGAGCTGCGCCGGGTCGCCGCCCGGCGCGGCGGTCTGGCCCACCCGGTCGTCTACACGGGTGTGTTCGACCTCGACGGACACCCGCTGCCGCCGGGCGTCGCCGCCGGGGAATGGCGGACGTGCACGCCGGACGTCTCGCTCGACTGCGTGGCCGTCGGCGAGGGCGACCGGCTGCAGATCTGCTGGGACATCGACCCCGGCGGCCTGCCCGAGCGGACGGCCGAGGCGGCGTTCGCCGACTTCCGGGAGCGGCTGGCGGGCCTCGTCGACGAGCGGGAGCGGCCCGGCGGCATGTCCGCCGCCGAACGGCACAAGATCCTCTACGAGTGGAACGACACGGCCCGCGAGTTCCCCGCCGACGGGCCGGTCCACCTGCTGTTCGAACGGCAGGCAAGGAAGCGGCCCGACGCCGTGGCGCTGCGCTGGCGTGGCGGCACGATGACGTACGCCGAGCTCAACCGGCGCGCCAACCGCATTGCCTGGCACCTGCGCGACCGCGGTGTGGGCCCGGAGACCGTGGTCGGCATCTCGATGCGGCGCGGGCCCGACATGGTGGCCGCCGTCTTCGGGGTGCTGAAGGCGGGCGGCGTCTATCTGCCGGTCGAGCCATACCTGCCGAGGGATCGGGCGGCCGTGATGCTCGGCGACGCAGGCGCGGCGCTGGTGCTGTCCACCTCGCAGACCCGGTGTCACGACGCGGGCGTCGAGGTGCTCCCCGTCGACCTCGACCCGGTGCGCGACGACCCGCGCGGCGAGGAGAACCCGCCGCCGGTCACCACCCCGGACAGCACGGCGTACGTCATCTTCACCTCCGGCAGCACGGGTCGGCCGAAGGGCGTCGCCGTGGCCCACCGGCCGGTGCTCAACCTGCTCAACTGGGCCTACCGTGAGTTCGGCTTCGGCCATTCGGACGTCGGGCTGTGCGTGACCTCGCTCGGCTTCGACCTGTCGGTGTTCGACATCCTGGGGCTGCTCGGGCGGGGCGCCGGGCTGTACGTCGCGGACGAGACCGAGCAGCGCGACCCTGCCGAGCTGGCCGACGTGCTGCTGCGGGAGCCGATCACCTTCTGGAACTCGGCGCCGACCACGCTCACCCAGCTCGCCCCGCTGCTCCCCGCGTACGCGGGCCGGCCGGGCACCGGTGACCTGCGGCTGGTGTTCCTGAGCGGCGACTACACCCCCTTGTCCCTGCCCGGGGAGGTCCGGGCGGTGTTCCCCCGGGCGCGCATCGTCAGCCTGGGCGGAGCCACCGAGGCGACCGTGTGGTCCAACTACTTCCCTGTCGAGGACATCGACCCCGCCTGGCGCAGCATCCCGTACGGCAGGCCCATCGACAACAGCCGCTACTACATCCTCGACGAGCACCTCGAACCGTGCCCGGTCGGCGTGGAGGGCGACCTCTATATCGCGGGCGAGTGCCTGAGCCTGGGCTACTACAACCAGCCGGAGCTGACGGCCCAGCGGTTCGTGCCCGACCCGTTCGCGTCCCGGCCGGGCGAGCCGATGTACCGGACCGGTGACCGGGCCTCCTTCTTCCCCGACGGGAACATCTGCTTCCTCGGCCGTGCCGACAACCAGGTCAAGGTCCGGGGGTTCCGGGTCGAGCTGGGCGAGATCGAGCACCGGCTGCGGCAGCACGCGGGGGTCAAGGAGGTCGTGGTGCTGGCCCGGCCCGATCACACGGGCGATCGCAAGCTCGTGGCGTACGTGCAGCCGTCGGGTCCGACCCCGCCGGAGGTCAGGGACCTGCGCGCGTTCGCGGCCGAGACGCTGCCCGAATACATGGTGCCCAACTTCGTCGGGTTCGTGAGCACTTTCCCGGCCACCGCGAACGGCAAGCTCGACCGGGACGCCCTGCCGTGGCCGCTGACCGACGCGCCCGGCCCGGCGCGGGAGTCCGACACCGAGCCGGAGGAACCGGGGAAGACGCCGAGCGAGGCACTGCAGGAGCCGCCGCGGGAGGCACCCCGCGGGCCGGGCGTCGAAGAACTGCGCGACGAGATCGCCGCGCTGTTCGCCGAACGGCTGGGCGTGCCCGCCGTACGACCCGACGACGACCTGTGGGACCAGGGCGCCACGTCGTTCACCATCGTGCAGGTCTCCGGCGAACTGCAGAAGCGGTATCGGCAGCGGGTGCCGGTGGCGACACTCCTGTCGGAGCCCACGGTCGCCGCCATCGCCCGGCACGTCGCGGCCCGGCTCGCGGGCGGAGGGGAGTCCCCCGCGGACGGTGGGCGGGAGACGGATGCGCCCTCGCGAGCCCGCGCCGCCGAGCCGGCCCCTGCCGCGCCGAACGGGTCCACGACCGCGGGCCCGCCGCCGGGCCTTCCGGCCGCGGACGGTGCCGCGAGGTCCGGCGTCCCGCATTCCGAGCCCGCCACGAACGGCGCCGCGCGGCCCGCGACCGGGCTGGACGACGGCGGCGCGGGCGGTGCGCCTGCCGCGGGAAGCGTCGACTTCTTCTCCCCGGAGGAGCGGGCCGCGTTCAAGGCCGGCCGATGGGGTGAGCGGCCCCGGCTGGCGGGGGAGCGCATCGTCCCGCTCGACGCGGCCGAGTTCGCGCCCGAGCACTACGACTGGCGCGGCAGCCACCGTGAGTTCGCCGAGGCGGCGCTGCCGTACGACGACTTCTGCCGTTTCCTCAGCCTGCTGCGCACGTCGGCGCCGGGCGAGCGGGGCCGGCGGCTCTACCCTTCGGCGGGGGACACCTACTCCGTCCAGGTGTATCTGCACGTGCGGCGCGTGGAGGGCGTGGCCGGCGGGCTGTACTACTACCGGCCGGGAGAGCACGCGCTGCAACTGGTCGGGCCGGCGGACGGGATCGGCCGCTCCGCGCACTTCTATTACAACCGGCCCGTCTACGATCGGGCCTGCTTCGAGCTGTACCTGGTCGGGCAGCTCGACGGCATCGCGCCCCTGTACGGCGACGACGCCCCGCGCTATCTGGCCCTGGAGGCCGGATACATGGGCCAGCTCCTGATGATGGGCCAGGCCGCGTGCGGTGTCGGGCTCTGCCCCGTCGGGGCGGTGGCCTTCGAGCCGGTCTGCGAACGGCTGGGCCTGGGCGACGGGCACCGGTTCCTGCAGTCGTTCCTCGGCGGCGTGCCCGCCCGGCCCGTGCCCGCGGTCACCGCCTCCGGGGAGCGGCCGGTGTTCGGCGCCGCCCGCCGCGACCGGCTCGCCGCACCCCTCGTCCCCGCCTCGGACGGGCGGCGCGCGGCGGAGATCGCCGTGGTGGGGGTCGCCGGGCGTTTTCCGGGCGCGGCCGGTCTGGCGGAGTTCTGGCACGGCCTCGTCGAGGGGCGGCAGGCGTTCGGCCCCATGCCGGCCGGCCGGGCCGCCGGCGCCACGGGCCTGACCGGCGGCTTCCTGCCCGACGCTGGCGACTTCGACAGCCTGTTCTTCCACATCTCGCCGGCCGAGGCCCGCACACTCGACCCGCAGTTGCGGATGATGCTGCGGGTCATGTGGGAGTGCCTGGAGAACGCCGGGCACACTCCCGCCTCGCTGCGCCGGGCGGCGCCGCGCATCGGCGTGTTCACCGGCGTGATGTGGCACGACCATCGGCAGGCGGGCGCGGACGCGTGGCGGCGGGGCGAGCCGGCCGCCGTCACCGCCATGGCCTCCGACATCCCCAACCGGGTGTCGCACTTCTTCGACTTCCGCGGGCCGAGCGTCGCCGTCGACACCTCATGCTCGTCGTCGCTGACCGCCCTGCACCTGGCCGTGGAGAGCCTGCGCAGGGACGAGTGCGACGCCGCTCTGGTGGGCGGGGTCAACCTGGTCTGCCACCCCTATCACGCGGAGGTGCTGTCGGCCCTGGGGCTCGTGTCGCCCGGCGGCTCCGCGAGAGCGTTCGACGCCGCCTCCTCGGGGTGGGTGCTCGGAGAGGGGGCGGGAGCCGTCCTGCTGCGCCCGGCAGCGGTGGCGGCGCGGGACCGCGACACGGCTCACGGTGTCGTCGAGGCCACCTGGATCGGCCACTCCGGCCGGAGCGTGCGCTTCGGCGCGCCCAACAGCCCGGCGCTCGCCGACTCGATCCGGCAGGTGCTGCGCCGCGCCGGCCGTACGCCGGAGGAGATCGGGTACGTCGAGTGCGCCGCCGCCGGGGCGAGCGTCGCGGACGCCGCCGAGATCGAGGCACTCGCGGAGGTCTTCGTGGGGACGGCCGCGGGTGACGGGCGCGGCGTGCCGGTGGGCACGGTCAAGCCCAACATCGGCCACCTGGAGTCGGCCGCCGGGATGTCGCAGCTCGCGAAGGTGCTGCTGCAGTTCGCGCACCGGGAGATCGCGCCCACCCTGGCCGGGCGGACCGGCGGGCTGGTGTCCTGGGACGCGCTGCCGCTGCGCCTGGCGGACCGGCGTGAGCCGTGGCCCCCGCGCCGCCCGGGCGAGCCGCTGCGCGCCCTGGTCAACGCGCTCGGCGCCAGCGGGTCCTACGCTCACGTCGTGCTGCGCTCCGCCGGATGA
- the fabG gene encoding 3-oxoacyl-ACP reductase FabG, with product MSRSVLVTGGNRGIGLAIARAFAKEGDRVAVTHRGGGAPDGLFGVRCDVTDAAAVDRAFTEVEQRHGPVEVLVANAGVTADMLLMRMDEAAFTGVLDTNLTGAFRVARRAVGPMLRMRRGRMIFISSVSGLSGAAGQANYAAAKAGMVGLARSLARELGSRGITVNVVAPGYVRTDMTDSLTEQRRAEVLGQIALRRTAVPEEVAGVVVFLAGEAASYITGAVVPVDGGLGMGH from the coding sequence ATGAGCCGCTCGGTGCTGGTGACGGGCGGCAACCGCGGCATCGGCCTGGCCATCGCACGGGCGTTCGCGAAGGAGGGCGACCGGGTGGCGGTCACCCATCGAGGCGGCGGCGCGCCGGACGGGTTGTTCGGCGTGCGCTGCGATGTGACCGACGCTGCCGCGGTCGACCGCGCGTTCACCGAGGTGGAGCAGCGGCACGGCCCGGTGGAGGTCCTCGTCGCCAACGCCGGTGTCACCGCCGACATGCTGCTGATGCGGATGGACGAGGCCGCCTTCACCGGCGTCCTCGACACCAACCTCACCGGCGCGTTCCGTGTGGCACGGCGCGCCGTGGGGCCGATGCTGCGCATGCGGCGCGGCCGGATGATCTTCATTTCGTCCGTGAGCGGCCTGTCCGGCGCGGCCGGGCAGGCCAACTACGCGGCGGCCAAGGCCGGGATGGTCGGGCTGGCGCGGTCGCTCGCCCGCGAGCTCGGCTCCCGGGGGATCACCGTCAACGTGGTGGCCCCGGGATACGTCCGCACCGACATGACCGACTCGCTGACGGAGCAGCGGCGGGCCGAGGTGCTCGGGCAGATCGCGCTGCGCCGTACGGCCGTGCCCGAGGAGGTGGCCGGGGTCGTCGTGTTCCTCGCAGGGGAGGCGGCGTCCTACATCACGGGCGCCGTCGTCCCGGTGGACGGCGGCCTCGGCATGGGCCACTGA
- a CDS encoding group II truncated hemoglobin, with the protein MTTMYEHVGGEAALRKFAEHFHESVLRDPLLKKLFEYGSAHHAENLTAFFVEMMGGPSRFSDELGGFEAIFRAHQGLKITDEQRDRFVELMLRAADEAGLPGDARFRQAFTRQVTRAAGFSTKVSHDAPDAYQAPFPPMGRWDW; encoded by the coding sequence ATGACGACGATGTACGAACATGTCGGCGGCGAGGCGGCGCTGCGCAAGTTCGCCGAGCACTTCCATGAATCCGTGCTGCGCGATCCGCTGCTCAAGAAACTGTTCGAGTACGGGTCCGCTCACCACGCCGAGAACCTGACCGCGTTCTTCGTCGAGATGATGGGCGGCCCGAGCCGTTTCAGTGACGAGCTCGGCGGGTTCGAGGCGATCTTCCGGGCCCACCAGGGCCTGAAGATCACCGACGAGCAGCGCGACCGGTTCGTGGAGCTGATGCTGCGGGCGGCGGACGAGGCGGGGTTGCCGGGCGACGCCCGGTTCCGGCAGGCGTTCACCAGGCAGGTGACCCGGGCGGCCGGTTTCTCCACGAAGGTGTCGCACGACGCGCCGGACGCCTATCAGGCCCCGTTCCCCCCGATGGGCCGGTGGGACTGGTGA
- a CDS encoding amidohydrolase family protein → MNEPTDFGPDRPVLLRGGTVLPMDDAHSVLPGTDVLVVGDRIAEVGPGLPAPDGAVVVDATGGIVMPGMIDTHRHMWQTAMRGYGADWTLTQYFVWYYLEYGKLWRPEDVHAGNLLAAIEAIDAGVTTVVDWSHGLRTVDHADAAVDALQAVPGRFVLAYGNIQAPPAEWTGAPEFRDFIGRRITGDDMLGFQIAFDVTGDPAFPEKPAFEVARDLGVPVTTHAGVWGATSDDGIRLMYENGFMTPETVYVHAASLSADSYHRIAATGGSISVSTESEQSAGQGYPPTWAIRAHDIPVSLSMDTSVWWSGDLFSAMRTTLGADRSREHMEAHTKGETVTHCSLRADQVVDWATRGGARAIGRGDDLGSIEAGRKADIVLIKNDASPVSFPLLNPYGHVAFQAQRGDVHTVLVNGRVVKHEHRLVGVDLAAARREVERTVEYLRSTMGEEAWQKGMNPDIPETKILDNPYTYTDYHSSSTRSR, encoded by the coding sequence ATGAACGAGCCGACCGATTTCGGACCGGACCGGCCGGTGCTGCTGCGCGGCGGCACGGTGCTGCCGATGGACGACGCGCACAGCGTGCTGCCCGGCACCGACGTACTCGTCGTCGGCGACCGGATCGCCGAGGTGGGGCCCGGCCTGCCCGCGCCGGACGGCGCCGTGGTCGTCGACGCCACCGGCGGCATCGTCATGCCCGGCATGATCGACACTCACCGGCACATGTGGCAGACGGCCATGCGCGGTTACGGCGCCGACTGGACGCTGACGCAGTATTTCGTCTGGTACTACCTGGAGTACGGCAAGCTGTGGCGGCCCGAGGACGTCCACGCCGGCAACCTGCTGGCCGCGATCGAGGCGATCGACGCCGGCGTCACCACGGTCGTGGACTGGTCGCACGGGCTGCGGACCGTGGACCACGCCGACGCGGCCGTCGACGCGCTGCAGGCGGTGCCCGGCCGGTTCGTGCTCGCCTACGGCAACATCCAGGCCCCGCCCGCCGAGTGGACCGGCGCGCCGGAGTTCCGCGACTTCATCGGCCGCCGCATCACCGGCGACGACATGCTGGGCTTCCAGATCGCCTTCGACGTCACCGGCGACCCCGCCTTCCCCGAGAAGCCGGCCTTCGAGGTGGCCCGCGACCTCGGCGTACCGGTCACGACCCACGCGGGCGTGTGGGGCGCGACCAGCGACGACGGCATCCGCCTCATGTACGAGAACGGCTTCATGACGCCCGAGACGGTCTACGTCCACGCCGCCTCGCTGTCGGCCGACTCCTACCACCGCATCGCCGCCACCGGCGGTTCGATCTCGGTCTCCACCGAGAGCGAGCAGAGCGCGGGCCAGGGCTACCCGCCCACCTGGGCCATCCGCGCCCACGACATCCCGGTGTCGCTGTCGATGGACACCAGCGTCTGGTGGAGCGGCGACCTGTTCTCGGCGATGCGCACCACACTCGGCGCCGACCGTTCCCGCGAGCACATGGAGGCGCACACCAAGGGTGAGACGGTCACCCACTGCAGCCTGCGCGCCGACCAGGTGGTCGACTGGGCGACACGCGGCGGCGCCCGCGCCATCGGCCGCGGCGACGACCTCGGCAGCATCGAGGCGGGCCGGAAGGCCGACATCGTGCTCATCAAGAACGACGCGTCGCCCGTGTCGTTCCCGCTGCTCAACCCGTACGGACACGTCGCGTTCCAGGCGCAGCGCGGCGACGTGCACACGGTCCTCGTGAACGGCCGCGTGGTGAAGCACGAGCACCGCCTGGTCGGCGTCGACCTCGCCGCGGCGCGGCGCGAGGTGGAGCGGACCGTCGAGTATCTGCGCTCGACGATGGGCGAGGAGGCATGGCAGAAGGGGATGAACCCCGACATCCCCGAGACGAAGATCCTCGACAACCCCTACACGTACACCGACTACCACAGCTCCTCGACGCGCAGCCGCTGA
- a CDS encoding CaiB/BaiF CoA transferase family protein, which yields MTDDTAPERGGGPLSGVLVADFSRVLAGPYATMLLADMGAEVVKVEGPKGDDTRTWMPPVRGDVSTYYLGVNRGKRSIALDLRDPGDAKVARELARRADVLVENFKPGGLAKYGLDYASVSAANPGVVYASISGFGSGAGRDVPGYDLMVQAMSGLMSLTGDPGGPPYRAGISVFDVMAGNHAAIGVLAALRHRDRTGQGQHVEVNLLSSALTGLVNHSSAYVAGGVVPYRMGNAHPSVFPYEPLPTADNDLIVAAGNDGQFRRLCEVLGIPEVADDPRFARMADRTARREELRPILVERLATRGALEWFELLVAAGVPCGPINTIDGGFAMAERFGLDPIVEVGEGDRAVPTTRHPIRFSATPASYRLPPPELDEHGDQLRKWLTEEDDDV from the coding sequence ATGACAGACGACACCGCGCCCGAGCGGGGAGGCGGGCCGCTGTCCGGCGTGCTGGTGGCCGACTTCTCGCGAGTCCTGGCCGGGCCGTACGCCACGATGCTGCTGGCCGACATGGGCGCCGAGGTCGTCAAGGTCGAGGGACCCAAGGGGGACGACACCCGCACCTGGATGCCGCCGGTGCGCGGCGACGTGTCGACGTACTACCTGGGGGTGAACCGGGGCAAGCGGTCGATCGCGCTCGACCTGCGGGACCCCGGCGACGCGAAGGTGGCCCGGGAGCTGGCCCGCCGCGCCGACGTGCTGGTGGAGAACTTCAAGCCGGGCGGGCTCGCCAAGTACGGCCTCGACTACGCCTCCGTCAGCGCGGCCAACCCGGGCGTGGTGTACGCCTCGATCAGCGGGTTCGGCTCCGGAGCGGGCCGCGACGTGCCCGGCTACGACCTCATGGTGCAGGCGATGTCGGGGCTGATGAGCCTCACCGGCGACCCCGGCGGGCCGCCGTACCGCGCGGGGATCTCCGTCTTCGACGTCATGGCGGGCAACCACGCCGCGATCGGCGTCCTCGCCGCCCTGCGCCACCGCGACAGAACCGGGCAGGGCCAGCACGTCGAGGTCAACCTGCTGTCCTCGGCGCTGACCGGCCTGGTCAACCACAGCTCCGCGTACGTCGCCGGGGGCGTCGTCCCCTACCGCATGGGCAACGCCCACCCGAGCGTGTTCCCCTACGAGCCGCTGCCCACCGCCGACAACGACCTCATCGTGGCGGCCGGCAACGACGGCCAGTTCCGCAGGCTGTGCGAGGTGCTCGGCATCCCGGAGGTCGCCGATGACCCCCGCTTCGCGCGCATGGCCGACCGCACCGCGCGCCGCGAGGAGCTGCGGCCCATCCTGGTCGAACGGCTCGCCACGCGCGGCGCCCTGGAATGGTTCGAGCTGCTGGTGGCGGCCGGGGTGCCGTGCGGGCCGATCAACACCATCGACGGCGGGTTCGCCATGGCCGAGCGCTTCGGGCTCGACCCGATCGTGGAGGTGGGCGAGGGCGACCGGGCGGTCCCGACGACCCGCCACCCGATCCGGTTCTCCGCTACCCCCGCCTCCTATCGGCTGCCGCCTCCTGAGCTGGACGAGCATGGGGACCAACTGCGTAAATGGCTGACTGAGGAGGACGACGATGTCTGA